ATTTTTAACATGGACATTATAGGCACATTTTGGTCTAAGATTTAAAACTAATATGCCAACAGACTGGCTATCCTAATGAGAAATGCCCAGTGGATTATAATGGAAACTTTGGAGCTTGGTTTTCACCAGTTCACATCGATTTAAACCGCCTGGTGCGCTTATGTTCCTTTACTCATTGATCAAGCACTGATCAATAAAGCACCAGTTGATGTTGAGAAAACGGTTAGTTCCGGGGTCCTCTGCTTTGATTGAACAACGTGCGAAGCCGCTGTAAAATACCAGAAAAGTCACACCTGACCGCATTactgttcatttaaatattaatgcgccAACCGAAAATCACCACTGGCAGCTTAGTGTTACTGAGCATGTTTAGCTGCTATTCAAGACCTATATGATTAGCGGAACAACGACAATTattgttgatttaaaaaaagtaataataataacgttCTTTTTTTATTACGATTGAGTGTTGCCGCAGTTTAGAAAAAATGATTCCCGCTCCATTGGCATTTGCACTGGTCACACACTGGTCTGCTGTGACTGATTTGCGAGCCATGCAAGATGACATTGTGAAGTTGAGTGACACCCTTTGAAGGGTTACTGGAGAGGACAGGTAACCACATCTTTGCTCATAAACTTGTCTACTTTTAGGGTGAAATTTATTTCAAGGTCTAAGTACGGACGTCTCAGCAAGAGGTTGGCTCCAAGCAAGAAGAGAACAGCTCATCATGGGAGAGAATATGGCTTTAGTTGGTGTTTCGGGTGATGACGTGGGATAATTTATCTGTTTCTTTTACTGTTCCATTTCATGCACTTTGCTTCATCATCAGCTGACAGCTTACAAAAGGGTTGCACAATATGTCAATATCAGTTTATTTTAGGTTTTTAATGGATAACTTAATccaagaaataaacaaactggtTACATTAATGATGactttacattttacaattATTTAATCTCGATAGTGTATAAACCACCGCTGTACATTGTAAGTTTTTAACTAACACAGAAACCTGGTGTCGATTTCTTCAATCGAGTAGGCACTCAACTTACAAAAAATATCTTTACTGATGGACGTCGAAATTCACAGAAATCAATTAACCCAAGGATTCTTGAAATGTCGGAATAAGCATCTCATCACTCTGACTAATATCGCCACTCATCCATCAAATTCCACATAGTGGAAACATCcaattaaacaaacataaacacacaaaactaCAAAATCATTTGTCTAGACGGGATGGTTTCCTGTCATAATGAGTGGGGGTATTTTCTTTCTGAACAGTAAGCTATAGACTTAAATAAACCTGGGTTAATGCAGTCCTAATTATTGAGGTGTGAAAGCCGTGCGTAAAACGTGCCCATTCCAAGTTAAGGTTCCCGTGCAGTGTTGCTTATTTTCTATCTTGGCAAACTGGTGATGAATAAAATGTTGAATGCGTTTCACATACTGTGTAAGAGGAGAATGATAGTACATGTAGAcagtctatttgtgtgtgtggtaattgTCCTAGCAAGCGGAGCATATCCCCAGATGGAGACAGGCGTTTGTTCTTGGCTGTGTGGcaacctttcttcttctctctgaacAATCCAGCCATTTAAAAGTAAGAATAGTAAAAAAGACAGGACTCGTCATAAATCGTGCTTGTCTCTAGTCCAGGTCTATGGATATGCAGCGGCACTGTTTGACGCGCTGGATGcgtttcttcttggtggatggCTGCTGGTCCGGGCAGTTCAAAGTGAAAGTCATGGTGGTAAATCGTTTCGGCTTGCAAAACGAACAGGACTGGAAGGCGCCCTCCTCCCTGCGGACGTGCCTGGGGATGTAGAAGGAGTTGCACTGTCCGTAACAGAAGCGGTTGATGATGGTGCGGCTGACGCAGCCTTCCTCGTGGATGGTCTGCTTGAGGGGCTGCGTCTTGCACCAGTCCCGTTTCAAGTATCGGCGCTCCGTCACATGTAAGGCTTCCTGGCTGGACTCCAGCACCTCCTCGGCCGGTGCAGATGAGCCCTGCCTCCGCCGGGACCCGGAGCCCGCCTGCGGTGGCTGCGGTTGCTGCTCCGATTCGTTTGGGTTGTTTTTGTCAGGATGAGGAATGGCGCCTTGCGAACCTCGGTTTCTTTTTGAATCCACGGGAGAGGATAGCAGCCCCATGATGAAAACCATACCGCAGAAGATACGCGTCGAGCTGGCCATCCTTagggggaagaagaaaaaatcatCACCTATACCGTTTCAACACTGTGCGGGTTACGCACAGCAGCCAAAGCTTTTACGCTGCGTAAATACGCACGGTTAGAACTTGCTTTATATTGCAGTTACACAAAACAGTAATATCTCTTAATCATTCCAGTCTGAATATCTAAGGTAGAAATATTAAATGTCACATCTATTCTGTTCATATACGCTATAAATTACTGCTAAAGAAAACCACCAAATTTAAGCATACGCATGGCCTTTCCGAAATATGTTCACTAAACCATGATCATGTCCAAGATTGCATAAATACTGATAgtaaacatatttttatttcaataagCCCGATGAACTTAACTGGTAACTGCATACACTAGAAAATATCAGGTGATGGATAACATTATGCATGGATATCGTAATCAGAAATAATCCAAATTCACTCACCTGTGTAAGCTTCCACGTAGCCACAAGTGTGATGATCCGATCCTGTGGGTCCTTTATGGCACCTTCCGAGGTGATAGGCACCTAATAATGTCGACTGTACACTGGTGGGACTCTGGATGGGTGGGAGACTAACCACTCCATAGACTGGGgctggggtggggagggggggttaatACAAATTGCTCCAGCGCCGGACTGTCTCCTTTTTAAATGTCTGCCAGCTGAGATGTGCACAACAGTTCCCTCTACATTATTGGCTAAGCACGATGTAGGGAAAATCAAAACTATCCGCCCCCTCAACACTTCCCTGAACCCACTTCAAGAAAACAGACAACCAAGGAGTAGCGAgggcagggaggggggtggagggggggtaaaGATTATATGGAGACACCGAGCAGGCCGGGCTTATGCGCACACATCTGGGGAAATTTTGTATTTCACAACTACctcatattttaatatatttgtttataagatataaaatattaaaagtgTCAGGAAACGTTCACCGCCCTTAGCAAAAGAACTATTGCCTACACTTTAAAAAAGGAtgtttcatttttaacacatctgtctgtgtattctttgggacaacacacatttgtgttaggctacttttcaacacattttaatgACAATACATTGCCACCACTATGTTATATTATCATGTTGAAACGTAACACaaatgtaggcctatgttgtcccaaagaatacacagacagatgtgtAAAAATGACATATCCTTTTTGAGAGTGAAATAATCTAATAATCACCTTTAGAAGGATACTACACCACACCTTTAATTCCAGATAGGGCaactataagaatattatagtgataccatgggAGATTAAAATATCCTAAAGTAGCTACgacaaggtcactataaactcactataggCTCCTGACTACCACAGGCGCTAGTGAGCCATCGGTCATTCGCTGTTTAGACAGAAACTTTTCATTAGATTTCATAATCTAACGAGACATGTTTAATAATCCTGCAGTGTTTCGCATTAATTTAAACGCATTAGGCCTATAACATGCTTGAAAATTATCTGCATCCAAATAGCCTAAATTTAAAATCTGATGGTGTAACATATAGGACGAAGCATAACCAGAGCACAATGTGAACATGTGGACGTCCCACAGAACCTGGAGGAAGGCCTATAGATTACAGATTAGGTTGTCCTATGTAGGCTCTATGCCAACAAAGAACCGTTATATTGAGCTATTAATTATGCATGATAACTACAGAACGAGACCTAATAGGTTTAGGAAATAGAGATCCAgcatttcaacaatttattcCGTTTAAATCCATGGTTTAAGTCTTGCTCGACTGATGTGGTACCAATATTGTTTCGTTTCGTTGCCAAAATTATTGATTTGCAATGTGTGCGCACATTCCCAGATTATTTCAATTATGCAAACGGGCTATCCGTGATCTTGAGCCCATTTTCAGCCCTTTCAATCAAAACGAATGGCTCTTATTACAATAAAATTAATTCAAGAAAATATTTGGcatctactttttattttttttactaaatgTCAAGTGAAAATTTGATGTCTTTTATTTAATACAGGCTCCAGTGAACTATTTTGAGGAAAGAACACATTTTCAGCCCTATCAACATCTTCTGGAAAATGAGACAGCCAGACTAATTTCTATAGCATCCCCGCACCCACTCGCTGTTGCTGGTTCAGGAGATTAATAGTTTCCTGTAATTCAGAACAAACCATGAAGTCATAGGGAAGTACAAATATTTTCTATAGAatctgtcaattcaattcaacgtTTCTACGGCTTTTAAAGGACAAGCCTGATGCATGATGTCTGTTAGACCTACTAGACTCTGTGTCGACATTCCCGATGGATAATATTATATTTCATAgtgtgtttgagttttagaaaagtgaaaatatgGTGAGCTGACACTTGCACTTAAACATCCTCTCCAACAAGACCGGCATTAGAAAGACTCGCAGTGCTGCCCATCTGCTTCACACATGGCCGTGGCCCAAGCGTCCAGCCTGCAATATTCACGGCATCATAACGCAAAGGTGGACTATCAAACCAAAGtgcatgctgctgctactgtatGACGATACTGTCACTATACTGTTATAAGCTGCTGCAGGATCAGGCGAGGTCTTGCCGTGAGATTTTGGCCCAGATCAATCAATCCTACTACACGTAAAAATGGTCGATCGATGGGGTGTGCAGAATAAATCTCATGCAATGAATTTGACCTTCCACCCCGTCACACTCACTGTTGAGACTTTTCTCCACCAAGAAAAATACAGGCTTGATTGTATTCACTGAACTGATTGTTACCTAGGCTACTCTGAAATGTTAAAGTAGGTGGGGCAAATATAGCCTTGTTTTGGGCCGGATGGATTTTCAATTACTGGATCAAAGTCTAAATATCTTAAACTGTTGAACTCAGGTACCTCGAGTTAATCTGAGCAATAAGTCCATACCCATATAAAAATTATCTTAAGTGTCGCAGATGAAATCTTTTTCACGTGTGGCCCAACTTCGGTTCAAGAAATTATGCTACAAACCACTCAATTTAACCCCCTTGTTTCAATGCTTTCAATTATCTTAATAGCCAAACAG
The nucleotide sequence above comes from Centroberyx gerrardi isolate f3 chromosome 17, fCenGer3.hap1.cur.20231027, whole genome shotgun sequence. Encoded proteins:
- the grem1b gene encoding gremlin-1, yielding MASSTRIFCGMVFIMGLLSSPVDSKRNRGSQGAIPHPDKNNPNESEQQPQPPQAGSGSRRRQGSSAPAEEVLESSQEALHVTERRYLKRDWCKTQPLKQTIHEEGCVSRTIINRFCYGQCNSFYIPRHVRREEGAFQSCSFCKPKRFTTMTFTLNCPDQQPSTKKKRIQRVKQCRCISIDLD